In Candidatus Coatesbacteria bacterium, the sequence GCCCGGCCCTCGGGCAGTACGGCATCAACATCGGTGAGTTCTGCAAGGCCTTCAACGCCCAGACCGCCGACCAGGCGGGATTGATCATCCCCGCCGTGATCACCATTTACGCCGACCGCAGCTTCAACTTCATCCTCAAAACCCCGCCGGCGGCCGTGCTGATCAAGAAGCAGGCCAAGCTGGCCAAGGGTTCCGGTGAACCCAACCGCGAGAAGGTCGGAACCATCAACATGAAACAGCTCAGGGAGATCGCCGAGATCAAGCTGCCCGACTCCAATTGCCAGACCATCGAGGCCTGCATGGAGATGGTGGCGGGCACCGCCCGCTCGATGGGCGTCGAAGTGATCGACTAACCTGACGGTCTGGGCGGCCGAGATCGCCCGAGGAGCGAGATGGCGAAAGGAAAACGCATCCGGGACCTCAAGGCGCGCCTGCCCGAGGAGCCCACGACCCTGCGCG encodes:
- the rplK gene encoding 50S ribosomal protein L11, whose translation is MAKKKVKAVVKLQCPAGAATPAPPVGPALGQYGINIGEFCKAFNAQTADQAGLIIPAVITIYADRSFNFILKTPPAAVLIKKQAKLAKGSGEPNREKVGTINMKQLREIAEIKLPDSNCQTIEACMEMVAGTARSMGVEVID